TTGACCACGGTCGCCACTTGACGGCAGCAGAGCCGGGACTTGCTGACCTTTCTGGCCAATGCCATACAGGCCGAAAGGGTCAAGGGCCGACCGCCAACTCTCCTCCTGCCGCAACTGTCGGCCACCGAAACTCTTTCCGGCAAAGGCCGAAGTGCAACTGGTTTCAGTAGCACGCGATCCAGGCCTGGGTCGTCTTCCCTTTGTGCTTAGCCCGCGCAACGACCTCACCCTTACGGTCTACCTTTAGCAGTTCCGACTCGGTCACGGCCCATGCGTGCCCGGTCCGTCGGTCCACATCAGCCGTCAGAGCCGGGATCTTAAACGTGTCACCCGGTTTACCCTCTGCAGTGAACCAACTCAACCCGCGTCGCTCGTTTACGACCCAGACGGCCCCGTCCTTCGGATCGACGGAAACCCGAATCGGTTGCTTGTCCACCGCGCGGGTAACAAGGGACTTGCCGTCGGCGTCAAAGCCGAGCAACTCGTTCCGACCTTTCGTCCCGTCGTCATACCCGCACGTAACGGCCCAGATCCCGCCGGTCCGCGGGTCTACCGCTACCGACATCGCGCAATACTCGGCAATGTCCTTTCGGACAAGCACCTTCCCATCGAGCGAGACCTTCAACAACTGCTGCTCGACCAGCCAGAAGGCGTCACCCTTCGGGTCATGTGCGATGTCGTACCCGCGGAACTCATGGGTCGCGATGGACCGGCCGTCGGGATTGAACACTTCGACCGATCCCTGTCCAATGGACTCATGGAGCGTTACCCATGCGTTCCCGGTCATCGGGTCGATCGCCACTGCGGATGCCTTCACGTTGGGCACCTCGACCCGTCGCCCCCCATCGAAGTCGTAAGCGAGTAGCCGGGCGCGGACCGTTTCCGCGACCCACACGCGCCGGCGGTGCGAATCGACTGCCACCCGGTGCGGGGAGCCAATTTCCTCGCACACGTTCAGATCGGTGATCCGTTTCCGGAGCGTGCCTGCCCCGTCGAACAGTGAGAGATTGTCTTCGTAGGCGTCCTTCCCATTGTAGATCGGATCACAATTGTCGAGGACGGCCACCCCGGTCGGCGGATTATCCGCTTTGGTTGGGGCTGCGGGGGCGAGCCTCGTCAACACAAGGGCGGCGGCCGGGGTAAGTGCGGCCGCGGCCAGTCCGACGAATTCGCGCCGGGTTCTGTGCTCAGAGCAAGTCAGCATTTCGGCCTCTGATCCGAGTGAAAGTAGTGGGATTGCACCGAGTCTAACAAACGCCTTGACGATTTCCCAGGACGAAAGGCCATCGAAATTCAGATAGTCGGACGACCGCTGCCCTAGGGTATCACTCCCACATTGGGCGGGACTTGCTTACAGGCCCTGACAAAACCTCGAAAATGCCTTGGAAACGGTCCGAATCCGGGGTTTTGTCAGGGCCTGTTAAGACTTGTTGGCAAGGCTAAGAAGCTCCTACCAACAAGCCCGTTAGGGTCGCATGTACAGCGTGCCCCAGTGAACGGGTGCCTTTTTGTGGCCTACCTCCGGGTGAGCCAATGACTGGCTGGGGTAGGCTTTTTCTGGCCGCCCCCCTTTCCTGCCTCAGGCAGGAGGCGTCTGGGTTCTCGGCGCTCCACCGATCATTCCGGGACGGTTACGACCTCTCCGCCCGCGCGGGTCGTCAGTGCGGAGATCACAGGTTCTGCCGAGTAACTTAGGAAGCGAACGGACCCGTCGCCGAAGACAAAATTTGCACCGCCGCTGTGCAGGGACCAGAAGTGGAATACGTCACACTGGTTGTCAAACCGACCGGGGGCGAACGAAAACGGGCCAGCCGGGCAACCTTCACCGACGACGTTCCGTTCGGAAGCGCCGAGCAACATCTCGAGTGAGCCGTCCTGGGATTGCCCCCACCCGCGGTACCACCACCCGTACCGCAGGTCGGCTGCGGGTGGCCGTTCGCCAAGCATCAGCGTGTTGCTGGTCCCGTCGGTGACATCGATCATGCGCACAGCCGAGTCCCGGAACAGCATGCCGTCTTTCGTATCCTGGTTTCGACCCTCCACTCCGAGGTACGAAGTGAAGGCGATCAGGCCGAACATACCGGGTTTCGGCCCTGGCAACCGTGGGTCACTCGGGCAGTTGAACAGCAGGACCGGCTTACCGAGCAATCGGTGGTGCGGCACGTGGCCGTAGAACTTTAACGGA
The Gemmata palustris DNA segment above includes these coding regions:
- a CDS encoding DUF1559 domain-containing protein; this translates as MRRRQCPNGYTLIELLVVIGIIATLLGLLLPAVQKVRAATARLQCQNNQKQLALALHNYHDRRGQLPPGLSVKSEGARLPFLGWEARILPDIEQANLWRQVEEAFDSDPDPLKFYGHVPHHRLLGKPVLLFNCPSDPRLPGPKPGMFGLIAFTSYLGVEGRNQDTKDGMLFRDSAVRMIDVTDGTSNTLMLGERPPAADLRYGWWYRGWGQSQDGSLEMLLGASERNVVGEGCPAGPFSFAPGRFDNQCDVFHFWSLHSGGANFVFGDGSVRFLSYSAEPVISALTTRAGGEVVTVPE